A region of the Variovorax sp. 54 genome:
GCCCCTTCCGGCCGCCGCCACCAGCCTCAGCGTGGCGCCGCTGCGCATCGTGCTCACGCCGCAGCGCCCGGTCGCCTCGCTCACCATGGGCAACGCCGAAGACACCGAGGTCGCCGTGCAGGCCGAGGTGGTGGCGTGGTCGCAGCAGGACGGACGCGATGCCTATGAACCCACGCGCGATGTGCTGGTCAACCCGGCCATCTTCCGTCTGCCGCCGGGCGGGCGGCAGATCGTGCGCCTCGGGCTGCAGGTGCCGGCCGACGCCGCGGAGCGCAGCTACCGCATCTTTCTTCGCCAATTGCCGCGCGACCAGGCCTTGCCGGCGGACGGCGCCGAGGGCGCGAAGGTGCAGACGCTGCTGCGCATCGGCGTGCCGGTGTTCGTGCCGCCGCTGCAGCCGCGCCGCGCGCTGCAATGGTCGCTGCAGGCCGACCGCGGCGCACGCTACAGGCTGGTGTTCGACAACCAGGGCAGCGAGCACATCCAGGTCACGCAGCTCGTGGTGCGCCGCGAGGACGGCACCGAGCTGCTGCGCAAGAGCCTGTCGCAGTACGCACTGGCCGGGCAGTCGGCCGGCATCGACATCGAGTTGCCCGCGCTGCCGCCCGACACCCGCCTTCAGATCGAGGCCGCCACCGATGCACCCGAGGCGTCGTCCAGCGCCACCGTGCGCGTGCCCCGTGCGCCTGCCACGCCGCGCTAGCCTCTGGGTCTGCTGCGGCTGGCTGGGCCTGCGTGTGGCCTGCGCACAGACGGGACCCACCGATGCGGGCGGCGAGGTGCAGCCGGCGATCCTCGACGTGCGCATCAACGGCCTGAGCCAGCCGGCGCCGCGCCCGCTGCTGCGGCGCGGTGCGCAGCTGCTGGCGGCGGAATCCGACTTCGCGGCCTGGCGCCTGGTGCGGCCCGCCACCGCGGCGCTGCGGCGCGAAGACACCAATTACTACGACCTGCGCGCGCTGCCGGACGCGCAGTTGCGGCTCGACGAAGGCGCGCAGCGCGTGGACCTCAGCGTGCCCGCCGAGGCGTTCACGGTCGGCACCGTGCATGCGCACCTGAACGACCGCCCGCCGCTGTCGGCCTCGGTCTTCGGGGCCTTTCTCAACTACGACCTGGCCTTGCAGCACGACCGCGAAGGCACGCGCGCCTCGGGCTACTTCGATGCGGCCGCGTCGGCCGAGGGGGGGATGGTGGGCACGAGCGTCGTCGCCGGGCAGTCCGCATTCGGCGGGCGCGGCACGACGCGGCTGGACAGTTACTTCCGCCGCGACGACCCCGCGCGGCTCACGCGCCTCACGGTGGGCGATTCGGTCACGCAGGCCTCTGCGTGGTCCACGCCCTTCCGCTTCGGCGGCGTGCAGTTCGGCACCCGCTTCGGGCTGCAGCCCGGCTTCATCAGCTACCCGATGCCCAGCCTGCGCGGCGGTGCGGCCGTGCCCTCGGCGGTGGAGGTGTATGTGAACGACACGCTGCGCTACCAGCGCCGTGTCGATGCCGGCCCGTTCGCGATCAGCGACGTGCCCGTGCTCACCGGCGCGGGTGAGATGCGCTTTGCCGTCACCGACGCACTCGGCGTACAACGCATGGTGACCACGCCCTACTACGTGAGCTCGAACCTGCTGCGCGCCGGCCTCTCCGACTACTCGCTCGAAGCCGGCTGGACGCGCCTGCGCTACGGCGAACGCAGCTTCGACTACGGCCCGCCCTTCGTCGCCGGCACCTGGCGCCACGGCGTGAACGACAGCGTCACCGTCGAGGCGCGCGGCGAAGCCAGCGCACGCAGCCAGACCGCGGGCGCCGGTGTGACCTGGGTCTGGGGCACGCTGGGCGAGCTGTCGCTGCACGGCGCCGCGAGCCGCGACCGCGACGGTGACAGCGGCCGGCTCTGGCGCGCGGCCTACACGCGCACCAGCGACGAATGGAACTTCTCGGCGAGCCGGCAGGTGGCCAGCCGCGGCTTCACGCAGATCGCCTGGCAGGACAGCCCCGTGCACACCGACGCGCAGACGCAGCTGTTCGCGGGGCGCTCGCTGGGCCGCTACGGCACGCTCGGCGCGAGCCACACGCGGCTGCGCTACAACACCGGCGAGCACATCGGCGTGACCACCGCCAGCTGGTCGATCGGCATCGGCGGCAACGCCTGGCTCGGCACCTCAGTGGCCCGCACGCGCCAGGACGGCAAGCCTTCCATCACCTCGGTGAGCGTGAGCCTCACGCTCGCGCTCGGCGAGCGCCGGCACGCCACGCTCTCGGTGCAGCAGCAGAAACCGGGCGGCCATTCGGCCGTGGCCGAGTGGGTGCAGCAGCCGCCCAGCGACGAGGGGTGGGGCTACCGGCTGCGCGCCGCCGACGGCGAGAACGCGCGCAGCGAGGCCGGCGCCGACCTGCGCGGGCGCTACGGCCAGCTCTCGGCCGAGGTGGCGCGCGCCCAGGGCCAGACCGCGGCGCGCGTGCGCGCCAGCGGCGCGGTCGGCATCGCGGGCGGCGTGGGCTTTGCCACGCGCCAATCGGACGACGCCTTTGCGCTCGTGACCGTGCCCGGCGCGGCCGGCGTGAAGGTGTACCGGGAAAACCAGCCCTGGACCACCACCAACAGCGAAGGCCGCGCCGTCGTCTCGGGCCTGCGCGCCTACGAGCCGAACCACATCAGCATCGACAACGGCGACCTGCCGATCGAGGCCCAGGTGCGCACCGACGTGCTGCGCGTGGTACCGCGCTACAAGGGCGTGGCGCAGGCCAGCTTCGACATTGCGCGCGATACGGTGGCGAACGTCACCGTGCTGCTGCCCGACGGCAGCCCGCTGCCACCGGGCATCGACGTGATGCGGCCGGCGCGCGGCACGTCGATGCTGTCGGGTTTTCACGGCCTCGTGTCGGTCGACGATCCGCAACCGAACGAAGGCTTCGAGGCGCGATGGAAGAGCGGGCATTGCCGCTTCACGCTCGGCGCGCCCGACCGCGCCGCCGGCGCCCTGCCATCGATGGGACCCTACCGATGCGAACCCGTGTCGTCGTCCCCGCGCTGACGGTCGCACTGGCGATGGCGGGGTTGCTGGCCCCGGGCGCGTCGCTGGCTGCGTGCACGGGCCTGGGCGCATTCACCTGCACCGTCACCGTCAGCGTGGCAACGCCGCTGGCCTTCGGCAACTACGACCCCGCCGCCGCAGCGCCCAAGGACAACACCACAGCCATCACCGTCGTCGGCAAGGTCGATGGCCTGGTCGGGCTTCTGGTGACCGTGTCCTACGCGATCGGCCTCAGCGTGGGCTCGGCCGGCAACCTCGCCAACCGGCAGATGGTGGGCCCGGTCAGCACCACGCCGCTGGGCTACAACCTCTACACCACCAGCGCGCACAGCACCGTCTGGGATGCCAGCAACGTGACCGACAGCTACGGCGTCACGCTCTCCCTGCTCGGCACCGCGTCGGTGACGAAAAACTACACCGTCTACGGCCGCATTCCACCCGGCCAATACGTGGCGCCGGGCCCCTACAGCAGCACGATCACCGTGACGGTGACCTACTGAGGCAACGACCCGCTCAGATCGATCGCCCGCCGTCCACCGGCATCTCGACCCCGGTCAGGAAGTGCGCCTGCGGGCTGCCCAGGAACACCGCGACGTTCGCCACGTCTTCCGGGTCGCACATGCGGCCCAGCGGAATCGTCGAGACGAAGCGCGCGCGGTTCTCAGTGGTGTCCGCCACGCCCATGAAATCCTGCAGCAGCCCGGTGGCGGCCATCACGGGTGCGATGAGGTTCACGCGGATGCCGTCGGGCGCGAGCTCG
Encoded here:
- a CDS encoding fimbrial biogenesis chaperone, whose amino-acid sequence is MRRAFLLGPALWAGLLLAPLPAAATSLSVAPLRIVLTPQRPVASLTMGNAEDTEVAVQAEVVAWSQQDGRDAYEPTRDVLVNPAIFRLPPGGRQIVRLGLQVPADAAERSYRIFLRQLPRDQALPADGAEGAKVQTLLRIGVPVFVPPLQPRRALQWSLQADRGARYRLVFDNQGSEHIQVTQLVVRREDGTELLRKSLSQYALAGQSAGIDIELPALPPDTRLQIEAATDAPEASSSATVRVPRAPATPR
- a CDS encoding fimbria/pilus outer membrane usher protein, with amino-acid sequence MRLPRRASLWVCCGWLGLRVACAQTGPTDAGGEVQPAILDVRINGLSQPAPRPLLRRGAQLLAAESDFAAWRLVRPATAALRREDTNYYDLRALPDAQLRLDEGAQRVDLSVPAEAFTVGTVHAHLNDRPPLSASVFGAFLNYDLALQHDREGTRASGYFDAAASAEGGMVGTSVVAGQSAFGGRGTTRLDSYFRRDDPARLTRLTVGDSVTQASAWSTPFRFGGVQFGTRFGLQPGFISYPMPSLRGGAAVPSAVEVYVNDTLRYQRRVDAGPFAISDVPVLTGAGEMRFAVTDALGVQRMVTTPYYVSSNLLRAGLSDYSLEAGWTRLRYGERSFDYGPPFVAGTWRHGVNDSVTVEARGEASARSQTAGAGVTWVWGTLGELSLHGAASRDRDGDSGRLWRAAYTRTSDEWNFSASRQVASRGFTQIAWQDSPVHTDAQTQLFAGRSLGRYGTLGASHTRLRYNTGEHIGVTTASWSIGIGGNAWLGTSVARTRQDGKPSITSVSVSLTLALGERRHATLSVQQQKPGGHSAVAEWVQQPPSDEGWGYRLRAADGENARSEAGADLRGRYGQLSAEVARAQGQTAARVRASGAVGIAGGVGFATRQSDDAFALVTVPGAAGVKVYRENQPWTTTNSEGRAVVSGLRAYEPNHISIDNGDLPIEAQVRTDVLRVVPRYKGVAQASFDIARDTVANVTVLLPDGSPLPPGIDVMRPARGTSMLSGFHGLVSVDDPQPNEGFEARWKSGHCRFTLGAPDRAAGALPSMGPYRCEPVSSSPR
- a CDS encoding Csu type fimbrial protein — translated: MRTRVVVPALTVALAMAGLLAPGASLAACTGLGAFTCTVTVSVATPLAFGNYDPAAAAPKDNTTAITVVGKVDGLVGLLVTVSYAIGLSVGSAGNLANRQMVGPVSTTPLGYNLYTTSAHSTVWDASNVTDSYGVTLSLLGTASVTKNYTVYGRIPPGQYVAPGPYSSTITVTVTY